One Halocalculus aciditolerans DNA segment encodes these proteins:
- a CDS encoding DHH family phosphoesterase — MSSRATISSMSTYAILGCGSVGHAVAEELVERGKDVLIVDKDESRVEALRDQDLNAQQADIRDEAVAELVAERDVVLIMSSDIDANEAAVRNIRSQNEEQFVVVRASDPVTSDELTELGADVVINPSSVIADASLRALESGELEYKARQLSDVIDATSDRMAIVTHDNPDPDSISSAVALRAIAEHLGVDADILYFGDIGHQENRAFVNLLDIELTPYEDVDIDDYDTVALIDPAKAGELQVDAQVDIFIDHYESGGEVDAEFVDVRPNVSSTSTILTKYIQEFDLSVSEEVATALLYGIRAETLDFRRDTTPADLTAAAYLYPFANHDVLEQVESPNMSPETLDVLAEAITNREVQGSHLVSNAGFIRDREALGQAAQQLLNLEGITTTVCFGIVEDTIFLSARSKDIRMNIGKVLQDAFSEIGEAAGHSTQASAEIPLGIFTGIEISDENRDTLLSLTEEAVRRKLFDAMGVDVEAEPAASNGN; from the coding sequence ATGAGTAGCCGGGCGACGATATCCTCGATGTCGACGTACGCGATACTCGGCTGTGGCTCCGTCGGGCACGCCGTGGCCGAGGAACTCGTCGAGCGAGGGAAGGACGTCCTCATCGTCGATAAGGACGAGTCCCGGGTCGAGGCGTTGCGCGACCAGGATTTGAACGCACAGCAGGCCGATATCCGCGACGAAGCGGTGGCGGAGTTGGTCGCGGAGCGCGACGTCGTCCTCATCATGTCCTCGGACATTGACGCGAACGAGGCGGCGGTGCGGAACATCCGCTCGCAGAACGAAGAGCAGTTCGTCGTCGTGCGCGCGAGCGACCCCGTGACGAGCGACGAACTCACCGAACTCGGCGCGGACGTCGTCATCAACCCCTCCAGCGTCATCGCCGACGCCTCCCTCCGCGCCCTGGAGTCCGGCGAACTGGAGTATAAGGCCCGTCAGCTCTCCGACGTCATCGACGCGACGTCGGACCGGATGGCCATCGTCACACACGACAACCCCGACCCGGACTCCATCTCCTCTGCGGTCGCGTTGCGCGCCATCGCGGAACACCTCGGCGTCGACGCGGACATCCTCTACTTCGGCGACATCGGCCACCAGGAGAACCGCGCGTTCGTCAACCTCCTCGACATCGAGTTGACGCCGTACGAGGACGTCGACATCGACGACTACGACACGGTCGCGCTCATCGACCCGGCGAAAGCCGGCGAACTCCAAGTGGACGCACAGGTCGACATCTTCATCGACCACTACGAGTCCGGCGGCGAGGTGGACGCGGAGTTCGTCGACGTCCGCCCGAACGTCTCCTCCACGTCGACGATTCTGACGAAGTACATCCAGGAGTTCGACCTCTCTGTGTCCGAGGAGGTGGCGACCGCCTTACTCTACGGGATTCGCGCGGAGACGCTCGACTTCCGCCGAGATACGACGCCGGCCGACCTGACGGCGGCCGCCTATCTCTACCCGTTCGCGAACCACGACGTCCTCGAACAGGTCGAGTCGCCGAACATGAGCCCGGAGACCCTCGACGTGCTCGCGGAAGCCATCACGAACCGCGAGGTACAGGGCTCACACCTCGTGTCGAACGCGGGATTCATCCGGGACCGAGAGGCGCTCGGGCAGGCCGCCCAGCAGCTCCTCAACCTCGAAGGCATTACGACGACCGTCTGTTTCGGCATCGTCGAAGACACCATCTTCCTCTCCGCGCGCTCGAAGGACATCCGGATGAACATCGGGAAAGTCCTCCAGGACGCCTTCTCCGAGATCGGCGAGGCCGCCGGGCACTCGACGCAGGCGTCCGCGGAGATTCCGCTCGGCATCTTCACCGGTATCGAGATTTCCGACGAGAACCGAGACACGCTCCTCTCGCTCACCGAGGAAGCCGTGCGGCGGAAACTGTTCGACGCGATGGGCGTCGACGTCGAAGCGGAGCCGGCCGCGTCGAACGGGAACTAG
- a CDS encoding PRC-barrel domain-containing protein: MDDTPQEITSLVGREVYSNNGVFVGEVEDIRLNLDQEVVNGLALGQLNGELFEEVSTGRKGIIIPYRWVRAVGDIILINDVVERLKGAESSESGLVA; encoded by the coding sequence ATGGACGACACCCCGCAGGAAATCACGAGCCTGGTCGGCCGCGAGGTCTACTCGAACAACGGCGTCTTCGTCGGCGAAGTCGAAGACATCCGCCTCAACCTCGACCAGGAAGTCGTCAACGGCCTCGCCCTCGGCCAGCTCAACGGCGAGCTCTTCGAGGAGGTCTCCACCGGCCGTAAAGGCATCATCATCCCCTATCGCTGGGTGCGGGCCGTCGGCGACATCATCCTCATCAACGACGTCGTCGAGCGACTCAAAGGCGCAGAGTCCTCCGAAAGCGGCCTCGTAGCGTGA
- a CDS encoding pyridoxal phosphate-dependent aminotransferase, translating into MFPDLDYLDWIQGRPEVAMYDLGTSDLRGEHDQETRVVPPALDGLADPPAGATLEMQLAGAYGVEPDQVLVTPGASTANFIAFAAAHEADPENAHALVEKPGYEPLVKTPAGVGFGVDRFRRADDASLDTGRIEKAMTPDTALVTITNRHNPSGRLTDRETLAEAAAIAREGDARLLVDEVYAPFTRDAGDGAFGGVTAADLDGTVVTGSLTKFWGLGDLRIGWVVADADFVDRARKVSHHVPGVAGPSRALAMRALHNLDHLTGRSRDLLDANSDLLAEFVATRDDVEGFVAPDSTFAFLNPVHADGDEVTAKAWERGLLVVPGRFFGESDRIRVSLGLAPNQMASALRELGDVLDSLDES; encoded by the coding sequence ATGTTCCCGGACCTCGACTACCTCGACTGGATACAGGGTCGCCCGGAGGTCGCGATGTACGACCTCGGGACGAGCGACCTGCGCGGCGAACACGACCAGGAGACGCGCGTCGTCCCGCCCGCCCTCGACGGGCTCGCCGACCCGCCCGCCGGCGCGACGCTCGAAATGCAACTCGCGGGCGCGTACGGCGTAGAGCCCGACCAGGTCCTCGTGACGCCCGGCGCGTCCACCGCGAACTTCATCGCGTTCGCCGCCGCCCACGAGGCCGACCCGGAGAACGCCCACGCGCTCGTCGAGAAACCGGGGTACGAGCCGCTCGTGAAGACGCCCGCCGGCGTCGGGTTCGGCGTCGACCGATTCCGCCGCGCCGACGACGCCTCCCTCGACACCGGCCGCATCGAGAAGGCGATGACGCCCGACACCGCCCTCGTCACCATCACGAACCGCCACAACCCCTCCGGCCGCCTCACCGACCGGGAGACGCTCGCCGAAGCCGCCGCTATCGCTCGCGAGGGCGACGCCCGCCTCCTCGTCGACGAAGTCTACGCGCCCTTCACTCGCGACGCCGGCGACGGCGCGTTCGGCGGCGTCACCGCCGCCGACCTCGACGGAACGGTCGTCACGGGAAGTCTCACGAAGTTCTGGGGGCTCGGCGACCTCCGCATCGGCTGGGTCGTCGCCGACGCCGACTTCGTCGACCGCGCCCGCAAGGTCTCCCACCACGTCCCCGGCGTCGCCGGCCCCAGTCGCGCGCTCGCGATGCGCGCGCTTCACAACCTCGACCACCTCACCGGGCGCTCCCGCGACCTCCTCGACGCGAACAGCGACCTCCTCGCCGAGTTCGTCGCCACCCGCGACGACGTCGAGGGGTTCGTCGCGCCCGACAGCACGTTCGCCTTCCTCAACCCCGTGCACGCGGACGGCGACGAAGTCACCGCGAAGGCCTGGGAGCGCGGCCTCCTCGTCGTCCCCGGCCGCTTCTTCGGTGAGAGCGACCGCATCCGCGTCAGCCTCGGTCTCGCGCCGAACCAGATGGCGTCCGCGCTCCGCGAACTCGGCGACGTCCTCGACTCGCTCGACGAATCGTAA
- a CDS encoding DEAD/DEAH box helicase, which produces MNDPQEWLGEAFGEGRVADARTLPGRAAETRAVDLEPRLASALEDRGITELYAHQADAVDAIRAGKDVVVATPTASGKSLAYTIPAFENAMDHGGRTLYLGPQNALVADQAESLSDLAHGLGFGSKVRVETYTGRLSKAEKRDVRASEPTVVLSNPDMLHYALLPHAHRLWEWFFSTLDLVVVDEVHEYRGVFGSHVALVLRRLARVCERFDASPQFVCASATIGNPVEHAATVTGRAAADFALVDDDRSESGDTHWLLWNPPRQTGGDGRRRSNHVESMEVFTEFVERGHQTLVFTRSRQGAEQNANRSRDRLRERGEHDLAERIAAYQAALTHDRRRELEAGLQSGDLRGVWSTSALELGVDVGGLDAVVLDGYPGTRMNTFQRAGRAGRGSADSAVVLVAGEDQLDQYVMNNPEALFDGPPERAVADPENDQILDPHLRSAARENWLKPGDSEHFPEFEAHVDALADAGELERRDTDYGTRWTYAGEGSPQHEMSLRSIDDGNVQLLDSSNTKLAELSHADAVRDAHPGAIYHHQGKTYEVSDLDLDAGVARLQRTYADHYTRVLTDKTISVEADLDTSTPFARDDVTARFADITLTTQVTGYERRDAKRGETVGTIPLDLPPRTLETKALYYAVPEDVAEALVAGGDLPGAIHAAEHAMISMFPTELLCDRGDIGGVSTPRHPHTGEPTIFIYDGYPGGVGLVREGYGSLGSLAASTLDMLRGCDCEAGCPACVQSPQCGNANDPLDKNLAITLLDALVAGD; this is translated from the coding sequence GTGAACGACCCGCAGGAGTGGCTGGGCGAGGCGTTCGGCGAAGGGCGGGTGGCGGACGCGCGCACGCTGCCGGGACGGGCGGCGGAGACGCGAGCCGTCGACCTCGAACCCCGGCTCGCGTCGGCGCTTGAGGACCGCGGCATCACGGAGCTCTACGCGCATCAGGCGGACGCCGTCGACGCGATACGCGCGGGGAAGGACGTGGTGGTGGCGACGCCGACGGCGTCCGGGAAGTCGCTCGCGTACACGATTCCGGCGTTCGAGAACGCGATGGACCACGGCGGGCGCACGCTCTATCTCGGCCCGCAGAACGCGCTCGTCGCCGACCAGGCCGAATCGCTCTCGGACCTCGCGCACGGCCTCGGATTCGGGAGTAAGGTGCGAGTGGAGACGTACACGGGCCGGCTGTCGAAGGCGGAGAAACGCGACGTCCGGGCGAGCGAGCCGACGGTCGTGCTCTCGAACCCGGACATGCTGCACTACGCGCTCCTCCCGCACGCCCACCGGCTCTGGGAGTGGTTCTTCTCCACGCTCGACCTCGTCGTCGTCGACGAAGTCCACGAGTACCGCGGCGTGTTCGGGAGCCACGTCGCCCTCGTCCTGCGTCGGCTCGCGCGCGTCTGCGAGCGATTCGACGCGTCGCCGCAGTTCGTCTGCGCGTCGGCGACCATCGGGAACCCGGTCGAGCACGCGGCGACCGTCACCGGGCGAGCGGCGGCGGATTTCGCGCTCGTCGACGACGACCGGAGCGAGTCGGGGGACACGCACTGGCTCCTCTGGAACCCGCCGCGACAGACGGGCGGAGACGGGCGGCGGCGGTCGAATCACGTCGAGTCGATGGAGGTCTTCACCGAGTTCGTCGAACGCGGTCATCAGACGCTCGTCTTCACGCGCTCGCGGCAGGGCGCAGAGCAGAACGCGAACCGGAGCCGCGACCGCCTCAGAGAGCGCGGCGAGCACGACCTCGCGGAGCGAATCGCGGCGTACCAGGCGGCGCTGACGCACGACCGTCGCCGCGAGCTCGAAGCCGGCTTGCAGTCGGGCGACCTGCGCGGGGTGTGGTCGACGAGCGCGCTCGAACTCGGCGTCGACGTCGGCGGCCTCGACGCGGTGGTGCTCGACGGCTATCCGGGGACGCGGATGAACACCTTCCAGCGCGCCGGGCGGGCGGGCCGCGGGAGCGCGGACAGCGCAGTCGTGCTCGTCGCGGGCGAGGACCAACTCGACCAGTACGTGATGAACAACCCGGAGGCCCTCTTCGACGGGCCGCCGGAGCGCGCGGTCGCGGACCCGGAGAACGACCAGATTCTCGACCCACACCTCCGGTCGGCGGCGCGGGAGAACTGGCTGAAACCCGGGGACAGCGAGCACTTCCCGGAGTTCGAGGCGCACGTGGACGCCCTCGCGGACGCCGGCGAGCTGGAGCGCCGCGACACGGACTACGGGACGCGGTGGACGTACGCGGGCGAGGGAAGCCCGCAACACGAGATGAGCCTGCGAAGCATCGACGACGGGAACGTGCAGCTCCTCGACTCCTCGAACACGAAACTCGCCGAGCTCTCGCACGCTGATGCCGTCCGGGACGCCCATCCGGGCGCAATCTACCACCACCAGGGCAAGACGTACGAGGTGTCGGACCTCGACCTCGACGCGGGAGTGGCGCGCCTCCAGCGGACGTACGCCGACCACTACACGCGCGTGCTCACGGACAAGACCATCAGCGTCGAAGCGGACCTCGATACATCGACGCCGTTCGCCCGCGACGACGTGACGGCGCGTTTCGCGGACATCACGCTCACGACGCAGGTGACGGGGTACGAGCGCCGCGACGCGAAGCGCGGCGAGACCGTAGGGACGATTCCGCTCGACCTCCCGCCGCGCACCCTGGAGACGAAGGCGCTCTACTACGCCGTCCCGGAGGACGTCGCGGAGGCGCTCGTCGCCGGCGGCGACCTCCCGGGCGCGATTCACGCCGCCGAACACGCGATGATTTCGATGTTCCCGACCGAACTCCTCTGCGACCGCGGCGACATCGGCGGGGTCTCCACGCCGCGCCACCCGCACACCGGCGAGCCGACGATATTCATCTACGACGGCTACCCGGGTGGTGTCGGCCTCGTCCGCGAGGGCTACGGCTCGCTCGGCTCGCTCGCGGCGAGCACGCTCGACATGCTCCGCGGCTGTGACTGCGAGGCCGGCTGTCCGGCGTGCGTGCAGTCCCCGCAGTGCGGGAACGCGAACGACCCGCTCGACAAGAACCTCGCCATCACGCTCCTCGACGCGCTCGTGGCGGGCGACTAA
- a CDS encoding phosphotransacetylase family protein, with amino-acid sequence MTRPLLVASTEASTGKTAVTLALAAIARDDDRAVGYMKPKGTRLRSTVGKTLDQDPMLAHELLGLDAQVGDMEPVVYSPTFVADAIRGSEDVDALHDRVREAYETLADGTEAFFVEGGDAIQTGRVVDLDEPRVADLLDADVLLLARYRESRDVDDVLAAADAFGDRLHGVVFNAVADADYDTVTEEVAPFLDARGAPVRGVLPRVQDLAGVTVADLADELGGRVVAGGGGEAFVERFLVGAMSGEAALTHFRRTKDAAVITGGDRADVQTAALEAPGVKALVLTGGYEPSGAVAGRAEQEGIPIIVVDADTLSTIDRAEDVVSGGRTRDDRTVRRMRDLLRDHADLDAILDGR; translated from the coding sequence ATGACCCGACCACTCCTCGTCGCCTCGACCGAAGCCAGCACCGGAAAGACCGCCGTCACGCTCGCACTCGCCGCGATTGCGCGCGACGACGACCGCGCCGTCGGCTACATGAAGCCGAAGGGCACGCGGCTGCGCTCGACGGTCGGGAAAACCCTCGACCAGGACCCGATGCTCGCGCACGAGCTCCTCGGCCTCGACGCGCAGGTCGGCGACATGGAGCCGGTCGTCTACTCGCCGACGTTCGTCGCGGACGCAATTAGAGGGAGCGAGGACGTCGACGCGCTCCACGACCGCGTGCGCGAGGCCTACGAGACGCTCGCAGACGGCACGGAGGCGTTCTTCGTGGAGGGTGGGGACGCCATCCAGACCGGGCGCGTCGTCGACCTCGACGAACCCCGCGTCGCCGACCTCCTCGACGCCGACGTCCTCCTGCTCGCGCGCTACCGCGAATCCCGTGACGTCGACGACGTGCTCGCCGCGGCGGACGCGTTCGGCGACCGCCTGCACGGCGTCGTCTTCAACGCCGTCGCCGACGCCGACTACGACACCGTCACGGAGGAGGTCGCGCCGTTCCTCGACGCTCGCGGCGCGCCCGTCCGCGGCGTCCTCCCGCGCGTGCAGGACCTCGCGGGCGTCACGGTCGCCGACCTCGCGGACGAACTCGGCGGGCGCGTCGTCGCCGGCGGCGGCGGCGAGGCGTTCGTCGAGCGCTTCCTCGTCGGCGCGATGTCCGGGGAGGCCGCGCTCACGCACTTCCGTCGGACGAAGGACGCCGCCGTCATCACCGGCGGGGACCGCGCGGACGTCCAGACCGCCGCGCTCGAAGCCCCCGGCGTGAAAGCGCTCGTCCTCACCGGCGGCTACGAGCCATCGGGCGCGGTCGCCGGCCGCGCCGAACAGGAAGGCATCCCCATCATCGTCGTCGACGCCGACACGCTCTCCACCATCGACCGCGCCGAAGACGTCGTGAGCGGCGGCCGCACGCGCGACGACCGCACCGTCCGCCGGATGCGCGACCTCCTCCGCGACCACGCCGACCTCGACGCCATCCTCGACGGCAGATAG
- a CDS encoding acetate--CoA ligase family protein has protein sequence MQETSQRSQSDELRRLFDPARVAVVGATDREGAVGRAILTNLDGFDGEVVAVNPKRESVLGYACYPDLASAPDVDVAVVVVPPDAVADVVRDAGEAGVPNVVVVTAGFGEAGGEGAQQEQELVDLAAEYGVNLVGPNCLGVMSTRSGMNATFGPSMALPGSVAFMSQSGAFITAVLDWANDADFGFSDVVSLGNKAAMDETDFMRAWGEDEETNVVLAYLESVVDGRAFIDTAREVTSETPVVAVKSGRTEAGAQAASSHTGAIAGSEKAYEAGFEQAGVLRAENVQEFFDFAKALDGLPKPETEGVGVVTNAGGPGVMTTDAVGDSSLSMASFGDDTRDRLLDALPGNANVHNPVDVIGDADVDRFETALDVTLADGGVGMAVVVAAPTAMLDYEALADAVVAAQAEHGKPVVTCFMGGERVRAPERVLNEAGIPNYFDPARAVDSLDALAEHARLTDREYGTPREFDVDRERAREILRGVTERESNQLGVEAMDLLDAYGIPTPQGGVAESPGEAEELAADVDGDVVMKIVSPDILHKSDIGGVKVGVPQAEVGDAYENLVTRARTYQSDARILGVQVQELVDTEHGVETILGVNRDPQFGPLLMFGLGGIFVEIMEDTTFRVAPVTEREADEMLADVQSAPLLRGARGRTPVDRDALSECVERLGQLVTDFPAILELDVNPLLARGDEALALDLRLTVDPDQL, from the coding sequence GTGCAGGAAACGAGCCAGCGGAGTCAGTCCGACGAGCTGCGTCGGCTGTTCGACCCGGCGCGCGTCGCGGTCGTGGGGGCGACGGACCGCGAGGGCGCGGTGGGGCGGGCGATACTCACGAACCTCGACGGCTTCGACGGCGAGGTCGTCGCGGTGAACCCGAAGCGCGAGTCCGTGCTCGGCTACGCGTGCTACCCCGACCTCGCGAGCGCGCCCGACGTGGACGTCGCGGTCGTGGTCGTGCCGCCCGACGCGGTCGCCGACGTCGTCCGAGACGCGGGTGAGGCGGGCGTGCCGAACGTCGTCGTCGTGACGGCGGGATTCGGCGAGGCCGGCGGCGAGGGCGCGCAGCAAGAACAGGAACTCGTCGACCTCGCCGCGGAGTACGGGGTGAACCTCGTCGGCCCGAACTGCCTCGGCGTGATGAGCACGCGCTCCGGGATGAACGCGACGTTCGGCCCGTCGATGGCGCTCCCGGGCTCCGTGGCGTTCATGAGCCAGTCGGGCGCGTTCATCACGGCCGTGCTCGACTGGGCGAACGACGCCGACTTCGGGTTCTCCGACGTCGTCAGTCTGGGGAACAAGGCGGCGATGGACGAGACGGATTTCATGCGGGCGTGGGGCGAAGACGAGGAGACGAACGTCGTGCTCGCCTACCTGGAGTCCGTGGTTGACGGCCGGGCGTTCATCGACACGGCGCGCGAGGTGACCAGTGAGACGCCGGTCGTCGCCGTGAAGTCCGGGCGGACGGAGGCGGGCGCGCAGGCCGCCTCCAGCCACACGGGCGCGATTGCGGGGAGCGAGAAGGCCTACGAGGCGGGGTTCGAGCAGGCGGGCGTGCTCCGCGCGGAGAACGTCCAGGAGTTCTTCGATTTCGCGAAGGCGCTCGACGGCCTCCCGAAACCCGAAACCGAGGGCGTCGGCGTCGTGACGAACGCCGGCGGCCCCGGCGTGATGACGACGGACGCCGTCGGCGACTCCTCGCTCTCGATGGCGTCGTTCGGCGACGACACCCGCGACCGCCTGCTCGACGCGCTCCCCGGGAACGCGAACGTCCACAACCCCGTGGACGTCATCGGGGACGCGGACGTCGACCGCTTCGAGACGGCGCTCGACGTCACGCTCGCCGACGGCGGCGTCGGGATGGCGGTCGTCGTCGCCGCGCCCACGGCGATGCTCGACTACGAGGCGCTCGCCGACGCCGTCGTCGCCGCCCAAGCAGAGCACGGGAAGCCCGTCGTGACGTGCTTCATGGGCGGCGAGCGCGTTCGCGCGCCCGAGCGCGTGCTCAACGAGGCCGGCATCCCGAACTACTTCGACCCCGCGAGGGCGGTGGACAGCCTCGACGCGCTCGCCGAACACGCCCGCCTCACCGACCGCGAGTACGGTACGCCCCGCGAGTTCGACGTCGACCGCGAGCGCGCGCGGGAGATCCTCCGCGGCGTGACGGAGCGCGAGTCGAACCAGCTCGGCGTCGAAGCCATGGACCTCCTCGACGCCTACGGCATCCCGACGCCGCAGGGCGGCGTCGCGGAGTCGCCCGGCGAGGCCGAGGAACTCGCCGCCGACGTCGACGGCGACGTCGTGATGAAGATCGTCAGCCCCGACATCCTCCACAAATCCGACATCGGCGGCGTGAAAGTCGGCGTCCCCCAGGCCGAGGTCGGCGACGCCTACGAGAACCTCGTGACGCGCGCACGGACCTACCAGTCGGACGCCCGCATCCTCGGCGTCCAGGTGCAGGAACTCGTCGACACCGAGCACGGCGTGGAGACCATCCTCGGGGTGAACCGCGACCCGCAGTTCGGCCCGCTCCTCATGTTCGGCCTCGGCGGCATCTTCGTCGAAATCATGGAGGACACGACCTTCCGCGTCGCCCCCGTCACCGAGCGGGAGGCCGACGAGATGCTCGCCGACGTGCAGTCCGCGCCGCTCCTCCGCGGCGCGAGAGGGCGAACCCCCGTCGACCGGGACGCCCTCTCGGAGTGCGTCGAACGCCTCGGCCAGCTCGTCACCGACTTCCCGGCCATCCTCGAACTGGACGTCAACCCGCTGCTCGCGCGGGGCGACGAAGCACTCGCGCTCGACCTCCGACTCACCGTCGACCCCGACCAGCTATGA
- a CDS encoding ZIP family metal transporter — translation MTEYHLDMDAVTAYAFVFLAGLVTCLATGLGALPFFVVDETSDRWTVALWGVASGIMLAASVFGLLREGLALTTGLPIVLAVGVAAGVVLVVVANSVLDRVDVGGHGHSHDEPADRAGADTSNDDAGPNDAHDVHVDPEAVAEGDLKKLALILGVLTVHSFPEGVAVGVSFAELGLQGGVPILGLTVPVLAIVMTVAISVHNIPEGLAVSIPLKAMDVSKWRMVGAAVFSSLPQPIGAVIAFAFVTWAYRFLPFGYGFAAGAMLYLVLAEFVPDALEAGADLPGGGYRELALGVLGGVAIMVPLIFV, via the coding sequence ATGACGGAGTACCACCTAGACATGGACGCCGTCACTGCCTACGCGTTCGTCTTCCTCGCGGGACTCGTCACGTGCCTCGCGACCGGACTCGGGGCACTTCCCTTCTTCGTGGTCGACGAGACCTCCGACCGCTGGACGGTCGCGCTCTGGGGCGTCGCCTCCGGCATCATGCTCGCCGCGTCCGTCTTCGGCCTCCTCCGCGAGGGCCTCGCGCTCACGACCGGCCTTCCGATCGTTCTCGCCGTCGGCGTCGCCGCCGGAGTCGTCCTCGTCGTCGTCGCTAACTCCGTTCTCGACCGCGTCGACGTCGGCGGCCACGGCCACAGCCACGACGAGCCCGCCGACCGCGCCGGAGCCGACACCAGCAACGACGACGCCGGACCGAACGACGCCCACGACGTGCACGTCGACCCCGAAGCCGTCGCCGAGGGCGACCTGAAGAAGCTCGCGCTCATCCTCGGCGTCCTCACCGTCCACTCCTTCCCCGAGGGCGTCGCCGTCGGCGTCTCCTTCGCCGAACTCGGCCTCCAGGGCGGCGTTCCGATTCTCGGCCTCACGGTTCCCGTGCTCGCCATCGTCATGACCGTCGCTATCAGCGTCCACAACATCCCCGAGGGCCTCGCCGTCTCCATCCCCCTGAAGGCGATGGACGTCTCGAAGTGGCGCATGGTCGGCGCGGCCGTCTTCTCCAGTCTCCCCCAGCCCATCGGCGCGGTCATCGCGTTCGCCTTCGTCACGTGGGCGTACCGCTTCCTCCCCTTCGGCTACGGGTTCGCCGCCGGCGCGATGCTCTACCTCGTCCTCGCCGAGTTCGTCCCGGACGCCCTCGAAGCGGGCGCGGACCTCCCCGGCGGCGGCTACCGCGAACTCGCCCTCGGCGTCCTCGGCGGCGTCGCGATTATGGTCCCGCTCATCTTCGTCTAA
- a CDS encoding uracil-xanthine permease family protein yields the protein MAGDETPPDGLSGEPGTESVASDFVEYGIDDKPPLVRSLLLGSQHYLTMIGANIAVPLILASAMGMPAWATAQLVGTFFVVSGIATLAQTTFGNRYPIVQGASFSIMAPALAVIGVMATSGAGWETMVRELQGAVLVAAAAEMLIGYLGLVGRLKRYLSPVVVAPTIALIGLALFNVSQITSGQQNWWIVGLTVLLIVAFSQYLDVYHRAFKLYPVLIGVVVAWVAAAVLSAAGVFGSGDAAYVSARPVADASLFVVPGVLVGQPLFTPAYIVGIFAGFMASVLESFGDYHAVARIAGVGAPSRKRIDHGIGMEGLMSIFSGFMGTGNGCTSYSENIGAIGLTGVASRYVVQIGAALMLVVGFVGYFGALVTTIPDAVVGGLFIAMFGQIAAVGLSNLKYVDLDSSRNIFIIGISLFAGLAIPNYMSNVGSAAAFQEGLSQVAVLGPVLGVDVIAQTVYVVGGVGMAVGGLIAFVLDNTIAGTDEERGLTQWSELAEEDGAFQSAYDRFVKSD from the coding sequence ATGGCAGGAGATGAGACGCCGCCGGACGGGCTCTCCGGGGAGCCGGGGACGGAGTCGGTGGCGAGCGACTTCGTGGAGTACGGGATCGACGACAAACCGCCGCTCGTGCGCTCACTCCTTCTGGGGTCGCAGCACTACCTGACGATGATCGGCGCGAACATCGCGGTGCCGCTCATCCTCGCGAGCGCGATGGGGATGCCGGCGTGGGCGACGGCGCAACTGGTCGGGACGTTCTTCGTCGTGTCGGGGATCGCGACGCTCGCGCAGACGACGTTCGGGAACCGCTACCCCATCGTGCAGGGCGCGTCCTTCTCCATTATGGCTCCGGCGCTCGCGGTCATCGGCGTGATGGCGACGAGCGGCGCGGGCTGGGAGACGATGGTCAGAGAGCTCCAGGGCGCGGTGCTCGTCGCGGCGGCGGCGGAGATGCTCATCGGCTACCTCGGCCTCGTCGGCCGGCTGAAGCGGTATCTCTCGCCGGTCGTCGTCGCACCGACCATCGCGCTCATCGGACTGGCGCTCTTCAACGTCTCGCAGATCACCTCCGGCCAGCAGAACTGGTGGATCGTCGGGCTGACCGTCCTGCTCATCGTCGCGTTCAGCCAGTACCTCGACGTCTACCACCGCGCGTTCAAACTCTACCCCGTCCTCATCGGCGTGGTGGTCGCGTGGGTCGCCGCCGCCGTCCTCTCCGCGGCCGGCGTCTTCGGCTCCGGCGACGCCGCCTACGTCTCCGCCCGACCCGTCGCGGATGCCTCGCTCTTCGTCGTCCCCGGCGTCCTCGTCGGCCAACCGCTCTTCACGCCCGCGTACATCGTCGGTATCTTCGCGGGCTTCATGGCATCAGTACTAGAGAGCTTCGGCGACTACCACGCGGTCGCGCGCATCGCCGGCGTCGGCGCACCCTCTCGAAAACGCATCGATCACGGCATCGGCATGGAGGGCCTGATGTCGATCTTCTCCGGGTTCATGGGGACCGGGAACGGCTGTACGTCCTACTCGGAGAACATCGGCGCAATCGGCCTCACGGGCGTCGCGTCGCGCTACGTCGTCCAGATCGGCGCGGCCCTGATGCTCGTCGTCGGATTCGTCGGCTACTTCGGCGCGCTCGTCACCACCATCCCGGACGCCGTCGTCGGCGGCCTCTTCATCGCGATGTTCGGCCAGATCGCCGCCGTCGGCCTCTCCAACCTGAAGTACGTCGACCTCGACTCATCTCGAAATATCTTCATCATCGGCATCTCCCTCTTCGCCGGGCTCGCGATTCCGAACTACATGTCGAACGTCGGGAGCGCCGCCGCCTTCCAGGAGGGACTCAGCCAGGTCGCCGTCCTCGGTCCCGTGCTCGGCGTCGACGTCATCGCGCAGACCGTCTACGTCGTCGGCGGCGTCGGCATGGCCGTCGGCGGCCTCATCGCCTTCGTCCTCGACAACACCATCGCGGGCACGGACGAGGAGCGCGGCCTCACCCAGTGGTCCGAACTCGCCGAGGAGGATGGCGCGTTCCAGTCCGCGTACGACCGCTTCGTCAAGAGCGACTGA